In Legionella cardiaca, a genomic segment contains:
- the rpmE gene encoding 50S ribosomal protein L31 — protein sequence MKASIHPEYKVINVTCSCGESFETRSTRTQDLNIEVCAKCHPFYTGKQKLVDTGGRVQKFRDRYNLKKTNKE from the coding sequence ATGAAAGCGTCTATTCATCCAGAGTATAAAGTTATTAATGTAACCTGCAGTTGTGGAGAGTCTTTCGAAACTCGTTCAACTCGTACTCAAGATCTTAACATTGAAGTTTGTGCAAAATGCCATCCATTCTATACTGGAAAGCAAAAATTGGTTGATACCGGTGGTCGAGTACAAAAATTCCGTGATCGTTATAATTTAAAAAAGACAAATAAGGAATAA
- a CDS encoding malic enzyme-like NAD(P)-binding protein produces MAKDVLKERALEYHEFPTPGKLAVHVTKSTNSQDDLSLAYTPGVAEPVLAIAENPEDAFRYTAKGNLVAVMTNGTAVLGLGDVGALASKPVMEGKAVLFKRFADIDVFDIEVDAEDSQAFIATAKRIAPTFGGINLEDIKAPECFEIEQSLIEQLNIPVFHDDQHGTAIVVAAGLLNALELQKKQLSEVNIVCIGAGAAGIASMRLLVALGADKQKMLLLDSKGVIHSGREDLNPYKFAFARKTDRRTLADALKDADVFIGVAKPNLLDAELLQLMAPQPVIFALSNPDPEIRPEVAHQVRDDLIIATGRSDYPNQVNNVLCFPYIFRGALDVRATCINQSMQIAAVEAIRQLVQEPVPQIVKDNYPGVTNWEFGPHYIIPKPIDPRLKERVALAVAKAAIASGVSRVELSKVY; encoded by the coding sequence TTGGCTAAAGATGTATTAAAAGAACGCGCGTTGGAATACCATGAATTTCCGACACCTGGGAAATTGGCTGTTCACGTCACTAAATCAACAAATTCGCAAGATGATTTGTCGCTTGCCTATACACCCGGTGTGGCCGAGCCCGTACTTGCTATTGCTGAAAATCCAGAAGATGCATTTCGTTATACTGCAAAAGGGAACTTAGTGGCTGTGATGACTAATGGCACAGCTGTTCTTGGTTTGGGTGATGTTGGTGCCTTAGCCAGCAAACCTGTTATGGAAGGTAAAGCCGTTCTATTTAAGCGTTTTGCGGATATTGACGTTTTCGATATTGAGGTGGATGCCGAAGATTCTCAAGCATTTATTGCTACTGCAAAGCGAATAGCACCAACTTTTGGTGGTATTAATTTAGAGGATATTAAAGCCCCAGAGTGTTTTGAAATCGAACAATCTTTGATTGAACAATTAAATATTCCAGTTTTTCATGATGATCAGCATGGTACTGCTATCGTTGTTGCTGCTGGTTTGCTTAATGCACTTGAGTTACAGAAAAAGCAACTTTCAGAAGTTAATATTGTTTGCATCGGCGCGGGAGCCGCAGGAATAGCTTCAATGCGCCTTTTAGTAGCATTGGGAGCAGATAAGCAAAAGATGCTTCTTTTGGATAGCAAAGGTGTTATCCATTCTGGTCGAGAAGATCTTAACCCTTATAAATTTGCATTTGCACGAAAGACAGATAGACGAACCCTGGCAGATGCGCTCAAAGATGCTGATGTTTTTATTGGTGTTGCTAAACCTAATTTATTGGATGCCGAACTTTTGCAATTAATGGCACCTCAACCAGTTATTTTTGCATTATCAAACCCTGATCCGGAAATACGTCCGGAAGTTGCTCATCAAGTTCGCGATGACTTAATTATTGCTACTGGTCGCAGTGATTATCCAAATCAGGTCAATAATGTTCTTTGTTTTCCCTATATCTTCCGCGGAGCGCTAGATGTTCGTGCTACGTGCATCAATCAATCAATGCAGATTGCTGCAGTTGAAGCGATCCGCCAGCTGGTTCAAGAGCCAGTTCCTCAAATTGTAAAGGACAATTATCCTGGTGTAACTAACTGGGAATTTGGCCCGCACTACATCATCCCCAAACCCATTGATCCCCGTCTAAAGGAACGGGTAGCACTTGCTGTCGCTAAAGCGGCTATTGCAAGTGGTGTCAGCCGAGTTGAACTCTCTAAAGTATATTAA
- a CDS encoding Dam family site-specific DNA-(adenine-N6)-methyltransferase: MNKTKPFLKWAGNKYRCIETILSSLPPAKRLIEPFTGSGAIFINSDYPSYLLAEENNDLVMLFKFLQQEGLEFIEYCAQFFSIVNNCEEKYYQFRKEFNQSNDLRYKAALFLYLNRHGYNGLCRYNQQGIYNVPFGRYNKPYFPRAEMTYFYRKSVKAEFCLGDFRQTFCQAQEGDLIYCDPPYVPLSASANFASYTNKKFKEIDQIDLAQLARESAARGITVIISNHDTAFTRHHYRHSKIISFPVSRLISCRASKRQAAQELVAIFSH, encoded by the coding sequence ATGAATAAAACAAAACCTTTTCTTAAATGGGCAGGAAATAAATATCGTTGTATTGAGACCATATTAAGCTCGTTACCCCCTGCCAAGCGACTTATTGAACCATTTACAGGTTCTGGTGCTATTTTCATCAACTCTGATTACCCCAGTTATTTATTAGCTGAGGAAAATAATGACTTGGTGATGTTGTTTAAATTCTTGCAACAAGAGGGGCTTGAATTTATTGAGTATTGCGCGCAATTTTTTTCTATTGTTAACAATTGCGAAGAAAAATATTATCAGTTTCGTAAAGAGTTTAACCAAAGCAATGATTTACGCTATAAGGCAGCTCTATTTCTCTATTTAAATAGACACGGCTACAATGGTCTATGTCGGTATAATCAACAAGGAATATATAACGTGCCCTTTGGTCGTTATAACAAACCTTATTTCCCTCGCGCAGAAATGACCTATTTTTATCGAAAAAGTGTCAAGGCTGAATTTTGTTTAGGCGATTTTCGCCAAACCTTTTGTCAGGCACAGGAAGGGGATTTAATTTATTGTGATCCACCCTATGTACCTTTATCGGCCAGTGCCAATTTTGCGTCGTATACAAATAAGAAATTTAAGGAAATCGATCAGATTGATTTAGCTCAGCTTGCCAGAGAAAGTGCTGCGCGTGGTATCACCGTTATCATTTCCAATCATGATACAGCTTTTACACGACACCATTACCGTCATAGTAAAATTATATCTTTTCCTGTTAGTCGGCTTATCAGTTGTCGCGCCTCAAAGCGACAAGCAGCGCAAGAATTGGTCGCCATATTTAGCCATTAG
- a CDS encoding 2-oxo acid dehydrogenase subunit E2: protein MMQTIKIDVGLSNVDELSELLRPSWGSEQWILEGWNQITPEEKALIKRRMDELFKNGLPFDLKHEKILYIYTFSMLAQLEVLAIQVPLKFEAKMSSPEHRKLMRTQLLDEIFHGMVFTKIVYLLCAPHALPPDYNDEIEILCDFIRNEDCPKIAVVLLNLIGEGWIEEIFKSLQRANIAPEVFTTIIEDEHRHVCEADLYRDIGLPDMALVRRKLDFLEKQLITNIFLQYKYMFSISALLGVDGVLEFLRNLHKKHSEQLAKINLEPNEDWVFLTKMWEEILPKVQEYTQNCYEVEMTPIRKVFMTQWENPSDPTMVGEFNINVSCIDFFNKKFPPETLTTLMLQTISKGMIENVSWRSFLSHGKMYQSKEAYVGLIVRLPDCDDHMGTIVFENCHTVTVQQLAVNIRNILQMMVYCFRKREQLEKEYPFLKNIVEKGLYEYRNGFYPYPIPGNAVVSLSNIGFFGYTGTKSPLRVNEAMKYTILEIERKPVWNKEKQIFEPQDMLPVSISADHRIFDGNSPVPRLIQKYFDEMFTKMMDEYSLTPSAPRNPDKKFIKLCEQLIANNLELGYKSLLALQTYWMDPMKFEHLLDSNFAKKMLAHFKWQEIVKD, encoded by the coding sequence ATGATGCAGACAATCAAAATAGACGTTGGATTAAGTAACGTGGACGAACTTAGCGAATTACTTAGACCTTCTTGGGGTTCTGAGCAATGGATTTTAGAGGGTTGGAACCAGATTACTCCCGAGGAAAAGGCTCTTATAAAACGTCGTATGGACGAATTATTTAAAAACGGACTGCCTTTTGATTTAAAACATGAAAAAATTCTTTACATTTATACATTTTCCATGCTTGCTCAGCTGGAAGTGTTAGCGATTCAAGTTCCGCTAAAATTTGAAGCTAAAATGTCTTCTCCAGAACATCGAAAGCTTATGCGCACGCAATTACTGGATGAAATTTTTCATGGCATGGTTTTTACCAAAATCGTATATTTACTTTGCGCTCCTCATGCATTGCCTCCAGATTATAATGATGAAATAGAAATTTTATGCGATTTTATTCGTAATGAAGATTGCCCCAAAATTGCTGTCGTCTTGTTAAATTTAATAGGCGAAGGCTGGATAGAAGAAATCTTCAAAAGTCTGCAACGAGCTAATATTGCACCTGAAGTATTTACTACCATTATCGAGGATGAACATCGCCATGTCTGTGAAGCTGATTTATACAGAGATATTGGTTTGCCAGATATGGCACTTGTACGCCGTAAGCTTGATTTTCTTGAAAAACAATTAATTACGAATATCTTTCTACAATATAAGTACATGTTTTCTATTTCTGCTCTTTTAGGTGTGGATGGTGTTCTTGAATTTTTACGTAATTTACACAAAAAACATTCAGAACAACTGGCCAAAATCAATTTGGAGCCAAATGAAGATTGGGTATTCCTAACGAAAATGTGGGAGGAAATTCTTCCCAAGGTTCAGGAATATACTCAAAATTGTTACGAAGTTGAGATGACGCCTATTCGTAAAGTGTTCATGACACAATGGGAAAATCCAAGTGATCCTACAATGGTAGGCGAATTTAATATCAACGTCAGTTGTATTGATTTTTTTAACAAGAAATTTCCCCCTGAAACCTTAACTACATTGATGCTGCAAACGATTAGCAAAGGCATGATTGAGAATGTTTCATGGCGCTCATTTTTAAGTCATGGAAAAATGTATCAAAGTAAAGAAGCCTATGTAGGACTAATAGTAAGATTACCCGACTGCGACGATCATATGGGGACTATAGTATTTGAAAACTGCCATACAGTTACAGTTCAACAGTTGGCGGTTAATATTCGAAATATCTTACAAATGATGGTTTATTGCTTTAGAAAACGAGAACAGCTAGAGAAAGAATATCCTTTTTTGAAGAATATTGTTGAAAAAGGGCTCTATGAGTATAGAAATGGTTTTTATCCCTATCCTATTCCTGGTAATGCAGTCGTATCATTAAGTAATATCGGCTTTTTTGGGTATACAGGCACAAAGTCCCCCCTGCGTGTTAATGAGGCCATGAAATACACTATTTTGGAGATTGAGCGTAAGCCTGTATGGAATAAGGAAAAACAAATTTTTGAACCACAGGACATGCTTCCAGTCTCAATTAGCGCCGACCACCGGATATTTGACGGGAATTCACCAGTACCAAGATTAATACAAAAGTATTTTGACGAAATGTTTACAAAAATGATGGATGAATATTCGCTCACTCCGAGTGCTCCGCGTAATCCGGATAAGAAATTTATAAAATTGTGTGAACAGTTGATAGCCAATAATTTAGAGCTGGGATATAAATCATTACTTGCACTTCAGACCTACTGGATGGATCCAATGAAATTCGAACATCTATTAGACAGTAATTTTGCAAAAAAGATGTTGGCTCATTTTAAATGGCAGGAGATAGTTAAAGATTAA
- the arsC gene encoding arsenate reductase (glutaredoxin) (This arsenate reductase requires both glutathione and glutaredoxin to convert arsenate to arsenite, after which the efflux transporter formed by ArsA and ArsB can extrude the arsenite from the cell, providing resistance.) — protein MLTLYHNPRCSKSRACLQLLQEASIPVEVVDYIRQGLSYDALQMFSAKLGLSEIVRQNETFYKELNLATADEKTILQAIITHPQLLQRPIAVLGEQVLLARPPEKIWELING, from the coding sequence ATGCTCACCCTCTATCATAATCCGCGCTGCTCCAAATCACGCGCTTGTTTACAATTGCTTCAGGAGGCTTCTATTCCAGTAGAGGTTGTTGATTATATACGTCAAGGACTATCGTATGACGCATTACAAATGTTTAGCGCAAAATTAGGTTTGTCAGAAATTGTTCGCCAAAATGAAACATTCTACAAGGAATTAAATTTAGCAACAGCAGATGAGAAAACAATTTTACAAGCGATTATTACTCACCCGCAGCTTTTGCAAAGACCAATTGCTGTCTTAGGAGAACAGGTTCTTCTTGCTCGTCCACCTGAAAAAATATGGGAGCTGATTAATGGCTAA
- a CDS encoding carbonic anhydrase family protein gives MHKSIARGFLATLYLFVALSAYAETAEEVLTMGKTTSATTQQAMTPQDALNRLKEGNQRFLTNTMKQRDYLGQAKRSSYGQFPWAVVLNCMDSRSVPELIFDQGLADLFILRVAGNILNDDILGSMEYATKAVGSRLIVVLGHTSCGAVAGACEDVSLGHLDHVLDKIKPVVQPTKQEIGLKDCTKPELVNAIAKNNALNVARQILEKSPIISALVAKGQIGIVAGVHDLKTGKVTFFQEGRLLPQQKN, from the coding sequence ATGCATAAATCGATTGCCAGAGGTTTTTTAGCAACCCTGTATCTCTTTGTTGCTTTAAGCGCATATGCTGAAACAGCCGAAGAAGTTTTAACAATGGGTAAAACAACGTCAGCAACTACCCAACAAGCAATGACACCACAAGATGCTTTGAATCGCTTAAAGGAAGGCAATCAGCGCTTTTTGACGAATACCATGAAGCAACGAGATTATTTAGGTCAGGCAAAGCGTTCTTCTTATGGTCAATTTCCTTGGGCTGTGGTTCTTAACTGTATGGATTCGCGTTCTGTGCCTGAATTGATTTTTGATCAAGGCCTTGCCGATTTGTTTATTTTACGTGTTGCTGGCAACATTTTGAATGACGATATCTTAGGGAGTATGGAGTATGCGACCAAAGCAGTCGGTTCACGTTTGATTGTTGTTTTAGGCCATACTTCTTGTGGTGCTGTAGCGGGGGCTTGTGAAGATGTAAGCCTTGGCCATCTTGATCATGTTCTTGATAAGATTAAACCGGTTGTGCAACCCACCAAGCAGGAGATTGGTTTAAAAGATTGCACCAAACCAGAGTTAGTTAATGCGATTGCTAAAAACAATGCACTAAATGTGGCACGACAAATTCTTGAGAAAAGTCCAATTATCAGTGCTCTGGTAGCCAAAGGACAAATTGGCATTGTTGCAGGCGTGCATGATCTAAAAACCGGTAAAGTAACTTTTTTTCAAGAAGGACGGCTTTTACCACAGCAGAAAAATTGA
- a CDS encoding MFS transporter, translating to MQITNTSIGRKQALLGSLICAVGAFFYCYEFVLRIIPGALQSELSAAFGHISATTFGQLSALYYFAYSPMQLPVGMLMDRYGPRRLLTFACLCCALGSWMFTITSSMFIAGSGRFLVGFGSSFAFVGVLSLAMHWLPRRYFSLVAGLITTLGMLGLVYGEVKITDMAMTMGWHHVLNMMVIIGGVLTVVTFFVVRDGPEGHLSHKYALPEFFANVWSVLTSPQVWLIGFVGACLYTSLSVFGELWGKSYLEQAHHLTKSEAARTVSAMFLGWAVGAPVAGYLSDYSGRRVLPLTIGAALALVCISIVLYYPGISYFWLNVLLFLYGAFSATEIIVFIMGKENSGAKLSGTVFAAVNMIVTLGGVVFQPLVGKLLDTFGDSGVIAGEHIYTVVDYQIALSVLPISLLLVMILAFFMKDAKSMAH from the coding sequence ATGCAGATAACTAATACTTCTATAGGTAGAAAACAAGCACTACTAGGCAGTTTAATCTGCGCTGTTGGTGCTTTTTTCTATTGTTATGAATTCGTCTTAAGAATTATTCCTGGTGCACTACAAAGTGAATTAAGTGCTGCTTTTGGCCATATTTCGGCAACTACATTTGGTCAATTGTCTGCTCTTTATTATTTTGCCTATTCACCAATGCAATTGCCCGTAGGTATGTTGATGGATCGTTACGGACCAAGACGGTTACTGACTTTTGCTTGTCTTTGCTGCGCGCTTGGCTCATGGATGTTTACCATTACCTCATCGATGTTTATCGCTGGTAGCGGTCGATTCTTAGTAGGCTTTGGTTCTTCTTTTGCTTTCGTAGGTGTCTTATCTTTAGCAATGCATTGGTTACCACGGCGATATTTTTCGCTTGTTGCCGGCTTGATTACGACATTAGGCATGCTTGGTCTTGTGTATGGTGAAGTAAAAATTACCGATATGGCAATGACGATGGGATGGCATCATGTTCTCAATATGATGGTGATTATTGGCGGTGTATTAACCGTAGTAACGTTCTTTGTTGTTCGTGATGGGCCTGAGGGGCACTTATCTCATAAATATGCATTGCCGGAATTTTTTGCTAATGTTTGGTCTGTGTTAACCTCGCCGCAGGTTTGGTTAATTGGTTTTGTGGGCGCATGCTTATACACATCCTTGTCAGTGTTCGGTGAGTTATGGGGTAAAAGCTATTTGGAGCAAGCTCATCATCTTACCAAATCTGAAGCTGCAAGAACTGTTTCCGCAATGTTTTTAGGCTGGGCCGTTGGGGCTCCTGTGGCTGGGTATTTATCTGACTACAGCGGTCGCCGCGTTCTTCCTCTGACCATTGGAGCCGCTTTAGCTTTAGTTTGTATCAGCATTGTTCTCTATTATCCAGGCATATCCTATTTTTGGCTAAATGTATTGCTCTTTCTATATGGAGCTTTTAGTGCTACAGAAATTATTGTGTTTATTATGGGTAAAGAAAATAGCGGGGCTAAATTGTCCGGGACGGTTTTCGCTGCTGTAAACATGATAGTCACCTTAGGAGGTGTTGTTTTTCAACCATTGGTAGGAAAACTTCTTGATACATTTGGCGATAGTGGCGTTATTGCTGGGGAGCACATCTATACAGTTGTTGATTACCAAATTGCATTGTCAGTGCTACCTATTTCTCTATTGCTAGTTATGATTCTGGCCTTCTTTATGAAGGACGCTAAATCAATGGCGCATTAA
- a CDS encoding exodeoxyribonuclease III encodes MKVITFNANGVRAAARNGFYDWLATQDVDFVCIQETKAQMSESSELPYCPQGYYCQYYDAQKKGYSGVAIYARHKPLKVVKGLGFDYCDNEGRYLQFDYPKLSIVSLYLPSGTSGEIRQAVKYDFLERFAKHLINLKKEGRELILCGDYNIAHKKVDLKNWRGNQKNSGFLPEERAWMDELFGAMGFIDAFRVVNQQEEQYTWWSYRSPTAREKNVGWRIDYQVITPGLTNSVANATVFRDVRWSDHAPLMIEYTGDWYA; translated from the coding sequence GTGAAGGTAATTACTTTTAATGCAAATGGGGTGCGAGCTGCTGCTCGTAATGGGTTTTATGATTGGTTGGCTACTCAAGATGTCGATTTTGTTTGTATACAGGAAACAAAAGCACAGATGAGTGAGTCTTCAGAACTCCCTTACTGTCCCCAAGGTTATTATTGCCAATATTACGATGCACAAAAAAAAGGTTACAGCGGTGTGGCAATCTATGCGCGACATAAACCACTGAAAGTTGTAAAAGGGCTGGGTTTTGACTATTGTGACAATGAGGGGCGTTATCTGCAATTTGATTATCCAAAATTGAGTATCGTTTCTCTTTATCTACCTTCTGGTACCAGTGGCGAAATTCGTCAGGCTGTAAAATACGATTTTTTAGAGCGTTTTGCTAAGCACTTGATCAATTTAAAAAAAGAAGGGCGGGAGCTAATTCTTTGTGGGGATTACAATATTGCTCATAAAAAAGTTGATTTAAAAAATTGGCGTGGCAATCAAAAAAACTCAGGATTTTTGCCAGAAGAAAGGGCATGGATGGACGAACTCTTTGGTGCAATGGGTTTTATTGATGCTTTTCGCGTAGTAAATCAACAAGAAGAACAATATACGTGGTGGTCTTATCGCAGCCCCACAGCAAGAGAGAAAAATGTTGGTTGGAGAATTGATTATCAGGTCATTACACCAGGTTTAACAAATAGTGTGGCAAATGCCACCGTGTTTCGTGATGTACGTTGGTCTGATCATGCACCATTAATGATTGAATATACGGGGGATTGGTATGCTTAA
- the wrbA gene encoding NAD(P)H:quinone oxidoreductase — translation MAKPYILVLYYSRYGATAQLAQYIARGVESIDGLEARLRTVPPVSATCEAVDKTVPDSGAPYVSLDDLRDCQGLALGSPTRFGNMASPLKYFLDTTTPLWLAGDLVDKPACVFSSSASMHGGQETTLTSMMLPLLHHGMMIIGLPYTEPTLSTTQTGGTPYGVTHVAGTSSNNPLSQDEMVLAKQLGRRLGKIAKQLVL, via the coding sequence ATGGCTAAACCTTATATTCTTGTCCTTTATTATTCTCGCTATGGTGCAACAGCTCAGCTTGCCCAATATATAGCTCGAGGTGTTGAAAGTATTGATGGCCTTGAAGCAAGATTGCGGACAGTACCCCCGGTTTCTGCAACCTGTGAAGCCGTGGACAAGACGGTGCCAGATAGTGGTGCGCCTTATGTAAGCTTGGATGATCTTCGTGATTGTCAGGGACTGGCATTGGGAAGTCCAACTCGTTTTGGCAATATGGCCTCACCACTTAAATATTTTTTAGATACGACAACCCCTTTATGGCTTGCTGGTGATTTGGTCGATAAACCTGCCTGCGTTTTTTCTTCCTCAGCATCTATGCATGGTGGTCAAGAAACAACACTAACAAGCATGATGTTGCCCTTGCTTCATCATGGCATGATGATTATTGGTTTACCTTACACAGAACCTACTCTTAGCACAACACAAACAGGTGGTACGCCTTATGGTGTAACACACGTTGCAGGTACTTCCAGTAACAATCCTCTTAGCCAGGATGAAATGGTTCTTGCAAAGCAATTGGGGAGAAGGCTTGGTAAAATTGCGAAACAACTTGTTTTATAA
- a CDS encoding MFS transporter: MKELILRSKNDNKYMFLAWLICGLGAVYYSYEYFLRISPSVMEHALRDHFNLSATGFGLLSAFYYYAYVPLQLPVGVLLDRYGPRLLITLACLVCVIGTFIFAGTTVFWVAATGRFLVGFGSAFAFVGVLKLATIWLPEDKLAMVSGMAAALGTIGAMIGDNLLGNLVMNIGWRETVNLTAYAGIILAVILWFGIRDKKGHQRQSGTVDNFKKSMIDLGIIARNKQIWINGMFGCLVYLPTTVFAELWGIPYLKHAHNLTQENADFANSLLFLGFTIGAPLMGYISDKLKRRKAPMLFGATGAGIVMMIVLYLPGLTGSHINILMFALGLLYSAQCIVFAVGRELSPNEAAGTAMAMTNMIVMLGAMFLQPLVGRLLDLSLSTHLANVPLQDIPVDKLQQMYTADDYQFALSIIPIGIIIAAILTFFLKETYANADN, encoded by the coding sequence ATGAAGGAGCTCATTTTGCGTAGTAAGAATGATAATAAATACATGTTTTTAGCCTGGTTAATTTGTGGCTTAGGTGCAGTGTATTATAGTTACGAATATTTTTTGCGAATTTCTCCCAGTGTGATGGAACATGCACTTCGAGATCATTTTAATTTGTCAGCAACAGGATTTGGCTTGCTTTCTGCGTTTTATTACTACGCATATGTGCCACTGCAACTCCCAGTCGGAGTTCTTTTAGATCGATATGGTCCTAGACTGTTAATAACGCTTGCTTGCCTTGTTTGCGTTATTGGAACCTTCATTTTTGCAGGCACTACTGTATTTTGGGTCGCAGCAACCGGCCGATTTTTAGTAGGCTTTGGTTCGGCTTTTGCTTTCGTAGGCGTATTAAAACTAGCTACTATTTGGTTACCTGAAGATAAACTTGCCATGGTTTCGGGTATGGCCGCAGCGCTAGGGACCATAGGGGCAATGATTGGCGATAATTTGTTAGGTAACCTGGTGATGAACATTGGCTGGCGTGAAACAGTCAATCTAACAGCCTATGCTGGAATTATTCTGGCTGTAATATTGTGGTTTGGTATAAGAGACAAAAAAGGCCATCAACGCCAAAGTGGTACGGTCGATAATTTCAAAAAAAGCATGATTGATCTTGGAATTATTGCTCGTAACAAGCAGATTTGGATCAATGGTATGTTTGGTTGTCTGGTTTATTTACCGACTACGGTATTTGCAGAATTGTGGGGCATCCCTTACTTAAAGCATGCACACAATTTGACGCAAGAAAATGCCGATTTTGCAAACTCCCTATTATTCCTCGGTTTTACAATAGGCGCCCCTTTGATGGGTTATATTTCAGATAAATTGAAGCGTCGTAAAGCACCTATGTTATTTGGGGCAACAGGTGCTGGAATCGTGATGATGATCGTTCTTTACTTACCGGGGCTAACAGGATCACATATTAATATACTAATGTTTGCCTTGGGCTTGCTCTATAGTGCTCAATGTATCGTTTTTGCTGTAGGTCGGGAACTTAGCCCTAATGAGGCTGCTGGAACGGCGATGGCAATGACAAACATGATCGTGATGCTTGGTGCTATGTTTTTACAACCTTTGGTTGGACGTTTATTGGATTTAAGTCTATCAACTCATCTAGCTAATGTTCCTTTGCAAGATATTCCTGTTGATAAATTACAACAAATGTATACAGCTGATGACTATCAATTCGCATTATCAATAATTCCTATAGGAATTATTATTGCTGCTATATTAACCTTCTTCTTAAAAGAAACTTATGCTAATGCAGATAACTAA
- the xth gene encoding exodeoxyribonuclease III: MLKLASWNVNSIKIRLEHVLNWLRSTDIDILAIQETKLVDELFPTNIFAELGYHVIFAGQKTYNGVAIISRQPITDIVTDIPDFVDPQRRVLAATIGDLRLINLYVPNGSELTSEKYTYKLAWLEKTVAFIKQQLLLYPKLAVVGDFNIAPDDRDVHDPLEWQNCVMVSPAERQAFADILALGLSDTFRNFPQEEQSFSWWDYRAGAFRRNRGLRIDHILLSNELNSLCTSSKIDKIPRKWERPSDHAPVWVEICNS, from the coding sequence ATGCTTAAGCTCGCGAGTTGGAATGTAAATTCTATTAAAATACGGCTTGAGCATGTATTAAATTGGTTGAGGTCGACAGATATTGATATTTTAGCGATACAGGAAACAAAACTTGTCGATGAACTCTTTCCTACTAATATATTTGCAGAGCTGGGTTATCACGTCATCTTCGCCGGACAAAAAACTTATAACGGTGTGGCAATTATAAGCCGTCAACCAATCACCGACATAGTGACTGATATCCCCGATTTTGTTGATCCACAGCGTCGAGTATTAGCGGCAACAATCGGTGATTTGCGCCTTATCAATCTTTATGTACCAAATGGTTCGGAATTAACTTCTGAAAAATATACTTATAAATTGGCATGGTTAGAAAAAACAGTTGCCTTTATTAAGCAACAATTATTGTTATACCCTAAGCTTGCGGTGGTTGGAGATTTTAATATTGCTCCTGATGACAGGGATGTTCACGACCCTTTGGAATGGCAAAATTGCGTTATGGTTAGTCCCGCTGAGCGTCAGGCATTTGCAGATATACTCGCCCTCGGATTAAGCGATACCTTTCGAAATTTTCCTCAAGAAGAACAGTCATTTAGTTGGTGGGATTACCGTGCCGGTGCTTTTCGTCGTAATCGTGGATTACGTATAGATCATATTTTGTTGAGTAATGAATTAAATAGTTTATGTACTTCTTCAAAAATTGATAAGATACCTCGTAAATGGGAGCGGCCTTCCGACCATGCACCAGTATGGGTAGAGATTTGTAACTCCTAA